A section of the Pseudomonas flavescens genome encodes:
- a CDS encoding flavin monoamine oxidase family protein, protein MGLTRRDLISRIAAVGGYSAAMGAMSGLGLMPGHLQAAAFEPLNIAGSAGNGKRVLIVGGGIAGLVSAYELAKAGFSVKLLEARERIGGRVWTLRNGDRIEHNDGSRQTVEFDEGLFFNAGAGRIPSHHLTILGYCREFGVELQPLVNSSRSALVQPDLGRPPLQLRQVVNDTRGWLSELLSRSVSSHALDQQLSADERKGLLDFLRVYGDLDAEHHYKGSVRAGYSRFAGAGDQTPITRQPEKLTRLLDSNLLLPQIFEEIPEFSATMMQPVGGMDRIPYAFYERVKQHVQLNAEVLGVETSERGSKVLWKDRLSGRQHSEEADYAIVTLPTPLLAKLPSNFSKDFKAALGRTEGDYSNKIAWQSPRFWETEYQIYGGLSYINHEARTLWYPSEGLNSAQGVLVGTYNNGEVAKTFAAKTLEQQIASSRQAVESLHPGHSSKLGRPLAVNWSKIAFSESPWIVHGAGTSSPSYDELNQPQGRTWLASDSLAHGGVGIWQNTAAESARRVVGLIATHALQQRSGVAA, encoded by the coding sequence ATGGGACTTACCCGCAGAGACCTGATTTCCCGCATCGCCGCCGTAGGCGGCTATTCCGCCGCCATGGGCGCCATGAGCGGCCTGGGCCTGATGCCGGGCCACCTGCAGGCGGCGGCGTTCGAGCCGCTGAACATCGCGGGCAGTGCCGGCAATGGCAAGCGCGTGCTGATCGTTGGCGGCGGCATCGCCGGCCTGGTGTCGGCCTACGAGCTGGCCAAGGCCGGCTTCTCGGTCAAGCTGCTGGAGGCCCGCGAGCGTATTGGTGGTCGTGTCTGGACCCTGCGCAACGGCGATCGCATCGAGCATAACGATGGCTCTCGGCAAACCGTGGAATTCGACGAGGGTTTGTTCTTCAACGCCGGCGCCGGCCGCATTCCCAGCCATCACCTGACCATTCTCGGTTACTGCCGGGAGTTCGGTGTCGAGCTGCAACCGCTGGTCAACAGCAGCCGCAGTGCCCTGGTGCAGCCGGATCTTGGCCGCCCGCCGTTGCAGCTTCGCCAGGTAGTCAACGACACCCGCGGCTGGCTCAGCGAACTGCTGTCTCGCAGTGTCAGCAGCCATGCCCTGGATCAGCAGCTCTCTGCGGATGAGCGCAAGGGGCTGCTGGATTTCCTGCGGGTATATGGCGATCTCGACGCCGAACACCATTACAAGGGTTCGGTGCGTGCCGGCTATAGCCGCTTCGCCGGCGCTGGCGACCAGACACCAATCACCCGGCAACCCGAGAAACTGACACGCCTGCTCGACAGCAATCTGCTGCTGCCGCAGATATTCGAGGAGATCCCCGAGTTCTCCGCCACCATGATGCAACCGGTCGGCGGCATGGATCGTATTCCCTATGCGTTCTATGAGCGGGTCAAACAGCACGTGCAGCTCAATGCCGAAGTGCTTGGCGTTGAAACCTCGGAACGCGGTAGCAAAGTGCTCTGGAAGGATCGCCTCAGCGGCAGGCAGCACAGCGAGGAAGCCGACTACGCCATCGTCACCCTGCCGACGCCCCTGCTGGCCAAACTACCGAGCAACTTCAGCAAGGACTTCAAGGCCGCACTGGGCAGAACCGAGGGCGACTACAGCAACAAGATCGCCTGGCAGTCACCGCGCTTCTGGGAAACCGAGTACCAGATATACGGTGGGCTTTCCTACATCAACCACGAAGCGCGCACGCTCTGGTACCCCAGCGAGGGCCTCAACAGCGCCCAGGGCGTGCTGGTGGGCACCTACAACAACGGCGAGGTAGCCAAGACCTTCGCCGCCAAAACCCTGGAGCAGCAGATCGCCTCCTCGCGGCAGGCCGTGGAATCCCTGCACCCGGGGCACAGCAGCAAGCTCGGGCGGCCGCTGGCGGTCAACTGGTCGAAGATCGCCTTCAGTGAAAGCCCGTGGATCGTCCACGGTGCCGGTACCTCCAGCCCGTCCTACGACGAACTCAATCAGCCCCAGGGGCGTACCTGGCTGGCCAGCGACTCACTGGCCCATGGCGGCGTCGGCATCTGGCAGAACACCGCAGCCGAGTCGGCGCGCCGCGTGGTAGGGCTGATCGCCACCCATGCCCTCCAACAACGATCCGGCGTTGCCGCCTGA
- a CDS encoding TonB-dependent receptor, giving the protein MPTLLHPLHPLVLSIALSISALAGAADNDRLPTVTVTAEHRSENLQKTPLAISAFDENALRDAQINNVRDLSGRVPNLTLNRQSISYSAQTYGIRGIGETDPIQEAAVAVYADDLYIPRAISSMIDFNDVERVEVLRGPQGTLYGRNSAAGAVRVITRDPDQQTRGFFELGAGTYNARNGRLLISGPLVDNTLFGSFSAIRLTRDGTVRNRTRDKDVNNVDIQSYRGKLRLAPEDSPWDVQLTLAGTFDRGDTTSYSPFDPATGRYDKFKTYSSLDPKNKLDQGSAVLRAIYTLNDNLSFKSVTAWSEFDQPVDYDNSGQANSGNAAPIQNNLILYKQRYATQEFQLNGSHDDFTYTLGLYLYKERFRAERDSLTYSVAADRVNASGQYSTTDTESYALYGQSNYKLTPRLSLTTGLRYTSEHKNFRYSNYAITPDRQITGTNFSAETSESWASFSPKVGLEYAWSDDLVQYGYVAKGFKAGGFDNRAPTRLAAEQGFDPENVTTYEVGFKGDFAAGRLRSNIALFYNDYDDLQTNAWDPAISANLRTNVGSAHTYGLELENTALLTRDLRLTANIGYLKSKYDDFQNASGPGVSADGKEMIFAPRWNASLGLNWTVPVALPGALIAATDYQYQTRSYANALNADIYEVPAQGFWNASTSYASGDGHWTTTLSVQNLLDRAYPQSVAYSAASRTAYYSVNDPRTVLLSVRYDL; this is encoded by the coding sequence ATGCCAACCCTCCTCCACCCGTTGCACCCACTCGTGTTATCCATCGCGTTGAGTATCTCGGCACTGGCCGGTGCAGCCGATAACGATCGCCTGCCGACCGTCACCGTGACCGCCGAACACCGCTCGGAAAACCTGCAGAAAACCCCACTGGCGATCAGCGCCTTCGACGAGAACGCCCTGCGCGACGCGCAGATCAACAACGTACGTGACCTCTCGGGCCGGGTGCCGAACCTGACCCTCAATCGCCAGTCGATTTCCTACAGCGCGCAGACCTACGGCATCCGGGGTATCGGTGAAACCGACCCGATCCAGGAGGCTGCGGTGGCCGTGTATGCCGATGACCTGTACATCCCCCGGGCGATTTCCTCGATGATCGACTTCAACGATGTCGAGCGCGTGGAAGTACTGCGCGGCCCACAGGGCACGCTCTATGGGCGCAACAGTGCCGCCGGTGCGGTACGTGTCATCACCCGTGATCCGGATCAGCAGACGCGCGGTTTCTTCGAACTCGGTGCCGGCACCTACAACGCCCGCAACGGCCGCTTGCTGATCAGCGGCCCGTTGGTCGACAACACCCTGTTCGGCAGCTTCTCGGCGATCCGCCTGACCCGTGACGGCACGGTTCGCAACCGTACCCGCGACAAGGACGTCAACAACGTCGACATCCAGTCCTATCGCGGCAAGCTGCGCCTCGCGCCGGAGGATTCGCCCTGGGATGTGCAACTGACCCTGGCCGGCACATTCGACCGTGGCGATACCACCAGCTACTCGCCCTTCGATCCAGCGACCGGTCGCTACGACAAGTTCAAGACCTACAGCAGCCTCGACCCGAAGAACAAACTCGACCAGGGCAGCGCGGTGCTGCGTGCGATCTACACCCTGAACGACAACCTCAGTTTCAAGTCGGTCACCGCCTGGTCTGAGTTCGATCAGCCGGTGGACTACGACAACTCCGGTCAGGCCAACAGCGGCAACGCCGCACCGATCCAGAACAACCTGATCCTCTACAAGCAGCGTTACGCCACCCAGGAATTCCAGCTAAACGGCAGCCATGACGACTTCACCTATACCCTCGGACTGTACCTCTACAAGGAGCGCTTCCGCGCCGAACGCGACAGCCTGACCTACTCGGTGGCCGCCGACCGGGTCAACGCTTCCGGCCAGTACAGCACCACCGATACCGAAAGTTATGCGCTGTACGGCCAGAGCAACTACAAGCTGACCCCGCGCCTGTCGCTGACTACCGGCCTGCGTTATACCAGCGAGCACAAGAACTTCCGTTACAGCAATTACGCCATCACCCCGGACAGACAGATAACCGGCACCAACTTCAGTGCCGAAACCAGCGAATCCTGGGCTTCGTTCAGCCCCAAGGTCGGCCTCGAATACGCCTGGAGCGATGACCTGGTGCAGTACGGCTACGTGGCCAAGGGCTTCAAGGCAGGCGGTTTCGACAACCGCGCGCCGACCCGGCTGGCGGCCGAACAGGGGTTCGATCCGGAAAACGTGACCACCTACGAGGTCGGCTTCAAGGGCGACTTCGCCGCTGGCCGGCTGCGCAGCAACATCGCCCTGTTCTACAACGATTACGACGATCTGCAGACCAACGCCTGGGATCCGGCCATCAGCGCCAACCTGCGTACCAACGTCGGCAGCGCCCATACCTACGGCCTGGAGCTGGAGAACACCGCGCTGCTAACCCGCGACCTGCGCCTGACCGCCAACATCGGCTACCTGAAGAGCAAGTATGACGATTTCCAGAACGCCAGCGGCCCGGGGGTCAGCGCTGACGGCAAGGAAATGATCTTCGCCCCCCGCTGGAATGCCAGCCTGGGCCTCAACTGGACGGTGCCGGTCGCCCTGCCCGGCGCGCTGATCGCTGCTACCGACTACCAGTACCAGACCCGTTCCTACGCCAACGCCCTGAACGCCGACATCTACGAAGTCCCGGCTCAGGGTTTCTGGAACGCCAGCACCAGCTATGCCAGCGGCGACGGTCACTGGACGACCACGCTGTCGGTCCAGAACCTGCTGGACCGCGCCTACCCGCAAAGCGTCGCCTATTCGGCCGCCAGTCGCACCGCCTACTACTCGGTCAATGACCCACGCACCGTTCTGCTGAGCGTGCGTTACGACCTTTGA
- a CDS encoding dipeptide ABC transporter ATP-binding protein, whose product MSSSPLIDIRDLAVSYRSAGQTTDAVKGLSFSVAQGETVAIVGESGSGKSTLANAILGLLPESAAITAGELHVEGVDLSHASERQKRGLRGRTIGLVPQDPMVSLNPTLRIGKQIGEALILAQGRRYPGVDADVIELLEQVGLDKPLLRAHQYPHELSGGMRQRVLIAIALAGNPRLIIADEPTSALDVTVQRRILDHLQRLVAERGISLLIITHDLGVATDRADRILVMKQGELVEQGPPKQILTAPQHDYTRALIAAAPAFSNRRKVRAHEQIAADATPILSLHNVGKRFALPRVKGEDSSFVALEDLSLQVYPGQTLAIVGESGSGKSTALRIALGLEKPSQGRVLFEQQDITDLSWRAFRPLRQRMQLVQQNPFAALDPRFTIFDSIVEPLVSFGLLKGPALEQAARELISRVHLPISYLDRLPRELSGGQRQRVAIARALALKPDLLLLDEPVSALDVSVQAQILDLLLELQRELGIAYVLVSHDLSVVANVADQVLVLRNGKMIEQGPVSQVFDHPASDYTRELIAAIPGRRPAIAAA is encoded by the coding sequence ATGAGCAGCAGCCCACTGATCGACATTCGCGACCTGGCCGTCAGCTATCGCTCCGCCGGGCAGACCACCGATGCGGTAAAAGGCCTGTCTTTTTCCGTCGCGCAAGGGGAGACGGTGGCCATCGTCGGGGAGTCCGGTTCGGGCAAATCGACCCTGGCCAACGCCATTCTCGGCCTGCTGCCCGAGAGCGCGGCGATCACCGCTGGCGAGCTGCACGTCGAGGGCGTCGACCTGAGCCACGCCAGCGAGCGGCAAAAGCGCGGCCTGCGTGGCCGGACAATCGGCCTGGTGCCACAGGACCCGATGGTCAGCCTCAACCCGACCCTGCGCATCGGCAAGCAGATCGGCGAAGCGCTGATTCTCGCCCAGGGCCGTCGCTACCCCGGTGTCGATGCCGACGTGATCGAACTGCTCGAGCAGGTCGGTCTGGACAAGCCGCTGTTGCGCGCCCACCAGTATCCACACGAGCTCTCCGGCGGCATGCGTCAGCGCGTGCTGATCGCCATCGCCCTGGCCGGCAACCCGCGGCTGATCATCGCCGACGAGCCGACCAGCGCCCTGGACGTCACCGTGCAACGGCGCATCCTCGACCACCTGCAACGCCTGGTCGCCGAGCGTGGCATTTCCCTGCTGATCATCACCCACGACCTGGGCGTGGCCACGGATCGTGCCGACCGCATTCTGGTGATGAAACAGGGCGAACTGGTCGAACAAGGCCCGCCGAAGCAGATCCTCACAGCGCCTCAACATGATTACACCCGCGCGCTGATCGCCGCTGCACCGGCCTTTTCCAACCGCCGCAAGGTGCGAGCACACGAGCAGATTGCAGCCGATGCCACGCCGATCCTCAGCCTGCACAACGTCGGCAAGCGCTTCGCCCTGCCACGGGTCAAGGGCGAGGACAGCAGCTTCGTGGCGCTGGAAGACCTCAGCCTGCAGGTCTACCCCGGCCAGACCCTGGCCATCGTCGGCGAGTCCGGATCGGGCAAGAGCACAGCGCTACGTATCGCTTTGGGCCTGGAGAAACCCAGCCAGGGCCGCGTGCTGTTCGAACAGCAGGACATCACCGACCTCAGCTGGCGCGCCTTTCGGCCGTTGCGCCAGCGCATGCAGCTGGTACAGCAGAATCCTTTCGCTGCTCTAGACCCGCGTTTCACCATCTTCGACAGCATCGTCGAGCCACTGGTGTCTTTCGGCCTGCTCAAGGGGCCGGCACTGGAGCAGGCGGCCCGCGAGCTGATCAGCCGCGTGCACCTGCCGATCAGCTACCTGGATCGCCTGCCCCGCGAGCTCTCCGGCGGTCAGCGCCAGCGCGTCGCCATAGCCCGTGCCCTGGCACTCAAACCCGACCTGTTGCTGCTCGACGAACCGGTCTCGGCGCTGGATGTCTCGGTGCAGGCACAGATCCTCGACCTGCTCCTCGAACTGCAGCGCGAGCTGGGCATCGCCTACGTGCTGGTGTCCCACGACCTGTCCGTAGTCGCCAACGTCGCCGACCAGGTGCTGGTACTGCGCAACGGCAAGATGATCGAGCAAGGCCCGGTAAGCCAGGTGTTCGACCATCCGGCCAGCGACTACACCCGTGAACTGATCGCGGCCATTCCGGGCCGCCGCCCGGCCATTGCGGCGGCCTGA
- a CDS encoding RidA family protein: MKNPALLLGALMTLTAINAQADAIKRIDPPGSNFPISQLVTVPAGSSLTFVSGTLPDVADPKAKPQTIAAYGNTETQTLSVLNKIRTALQSQGLDLGDIVQLRVFLVGDPAHDGKLDFAGLQAAYTQFFATAQQPNKPTRTALQVVALPLPGALVEIEAIAAKAP; this comes from the coding sequence ATGAAAAACCCTGCCTTGCTACTCGGAGCCCTCATGACCCTGACCGCTATCAATGCCCAGGCCGATGCCATCAAGCGTATCGACCCACCAGGCTCCAACTTCCCCATCTCGCAACTGGTCACCGTACCTGCCGGTAGCTCGCTGACTTTCGTCAGCGGCACCTTGCCCGATGTCGCCGACCCCAAGGCCAAGCCACAGACCATCGCGGCCTACGGCAATACCGAGACCCAGACCCTCTCGGTACTCAACAAGATTCGCACGGCATTGCAGAGCCAGGGCCTGGATCTCGGTGACATCGTGCAGTTGCGGGTGTTCCTGGTTGGAGACCCGGCCCACGACGGCAAGCTCGACTTCGCCGGCCTGCAAGCTGCCTACACCCAGTTCTTCGCTACCGCGCAACAGCCCAACAAGCCCACCCGTACGGCATTGCAAGTCGTTGCATTGCCGCTGCCAGGCGCTCTGGTAGAGATCGAAGCGATCGCAGCCAAAGCGCCTTAG